TACGGACGAAGGCCAGGTGCCGGACGCCCGGAGCTGGCTGGGGGCCCTGGAAGATACCTACACCACGGCGGAACAACACGCCGTGCATCACGGCAATGCCCCGGGCGGCAGTAATCCGGAACCGGCGGGCATCACCTTTTTCTAGGAGAGCGCAACCCATGGCTAAAACGATCCTCATCGTGGACGACTCCACCTCCCTGCGGCAGGTGGTCAAGATCGCCCTCAGTGGCGCGGGCTACGACGTGATCGAAGCCTGCGACGGGGTAGATGCCCTAAGCAAGCTGGACGGACGGAAAGTACATCTGGTGGTGAGCGACGTGAATATGCCCCGGATGGACGGCATCACCTTCGTGCGGCAACTGAAACAAAAGCCCGGCTACCAATTCACGCCGGTGATCATGCTCACCACCGAATCCGAAGCGGAAAAGATGAAACAGGGCCAAGCCGCCGGGGCCAAGGCCTGGGTGGTGAAACCCTTCCAGCCAGCCCAAATGCTGGCGGCGGTGGGCAAGCTGGTGATGGCCTAAAGCAAATTCCCAAGCGGCGGATCGCCGCTCCACACCCGGAAGTTCAAACATTCATGGATAGATGAAGGGGGGCTTCATGTCGCTACGTATCGAGCAACAAGGGCAAATCAGCCGGGCCATTCTGGACGGAGAACTGACCATCTACAGCGCCACGGACGTGAAAGACGCCCTGATGGGCGAACTGGAACGCTGCCAGGAAATGGAAATCGACCTGTCCGGCGTGGAAGAAGTGGATACGGCAGGGTTTCAAGTGCTGATCCTGGCCAAGCGGGAAGCGGCCAAAGCCTTAAAGACCCTGCGCATGGTGGCCCACAGCCCGGCCACCCTGGAAGTGCTGGAACTGCTGGACATGTCCGCCTATTTCGGAGATGCCCTGCCGGTGAAAGAAAACTGGGCAGCGTAAAGGAGCGGACATGGACAATCCCCTAGCCGGCCTGGAAGCAGCTCTCCAGACCTTTTACGAAGAAAGCCGGGATCTGCTCCAGGTCATGGAAGAGAACCTGGAAGCCCTGGCGGATGGCGACGCAGATCCGGAGCGGGTCAATGCCCTGTTCCGGGCGGCCCACACCATTAAAGGGTCGGCGGGCATGTTCGACCTGGCCCCGGTGGTGAGCTTCACCCACAACGTGGAAACCCTCATGTCCCAGGTACGGGACGGCAAAGTGAGCCTGGACGGCAACCTGGTCCAGCTGCTCCTGGAATGCCGGGACCACCTGGAAGACCTGATCGCCTGCACGGAACGTCAAGAAACCCCGGCCGCCCCCATGGCGGCCCGGGAGCAAACCCTGGTGACTCGCCTGCACCAGGCCGTGGGCGCCCCGGAGGCCACCCCTGGCCCGGCGGGCGTGGGTACGGGAGTGGGGGCAGGGAGCGACAGCGCCGCCCCCTCCGCCTCCGCCCCCGGGGTCATTCCGGAAGCCGTGGAAGACGGCGCCCCGGCGGGGGACGCCCCGGGCCGGGACGCCTGGCACCTTTCCCTGCGCTTTAAGCCCGGGGTGCTGCAAAACGGCATGGACCCCTTGGGCTTCCTCCGCTACCTCTCCCAGATCGGCCGCATCGCCCACATCACCACCCTGCCGGACGCCATGCCGGAGGCCGACCAGATGAATCCCCTGGACTGCTACCTGGGGTTTGAAATCGAGCTGGAATCCGAGGCGGACAAAGCCACCATCGAACACGTCTTCGACTTCGTCTGGAGCGACTGCCAGCTGCGCCTCCTGCCCCCCCGGAGCCGGGCCCAGGACTTTGTGGACCTGATCCACGAACTGCCGGAAGGACCGGAGCGGCTAGGAGAAATCCTGGTGGCGGCCGGCGCCCTGACCCCCAAGGAACTGGAACTGGGCTTGGCCCACCAGGCCAAGATCGGCAATGCGGCGGAAGTACCCCTGGGGGAAATCCTGGTGGAGCAGGGCATGGTCCAGCCCAAGGTGGTGGAAGCCGCCCTGGAACACCAGCACGTGGCCAAGGAAAAAGAAAAGCGCGCAGGAGAAAACCGCTTTGTGCGGGTCCATGCGGAAAAGCTGGACATGCTCATCAACCTGGTGGGGGAACTGGTCATCGCTGGGGCCACGGCCCACCTGGAAGCCAAGCGGCGCAAGGACCGGCAGCTGATGGAATCCTCCTACTCCGTCTCCCGGCTGGTGGAAGAAATCCGGGACGTGGCCTTAAAGCTACGCATGGTGGAAATCGGCGATAGCTTCAACCGCTTCCACCGGGTGGTGCGGGAAATGAGTAAGGACCTGGACAAGGTCATTGCCCTGGACATTACGGGAGCGGAAACCGAGCTGGACAAAACCGTGGTGGAAAAGATCGGGGACCCCCTGATGCACCTGGTGCGGAACTCCATCGACCACGGCCTGGAAACCCGGGCCGAGCGGCTGGCGGCGGGGAAGGCGGAACAGGGCCATATCCGGCTCAACGCCTTCCACGACTCGGGGAGCATTGTGGTGGAAGTGGGGGACGACGGCCGGGGCCTGAATCGGGAAAAGATCCTCAGCCGGGCCCGGGAACGGGGCTTGGTGCCGGAAGGCCAGGACCCGGAAGACGGGGAACTGTACGCCCTGATCTTCGAACCCGGCTTCTCCACCGCGGAGAAGGTCACCAACATCTCCGGGCGAGGCGTGGGGATGGACGTGGTGAAACGGGAAATCACCGGGCTCCGGGGCAATGTGGAAATCGACACGGAGGCGGGGAAGGGCACCACCATCCGGCTGCGCCTGCCTTTGACCCTGGCCATTATCGACGGCTTCCTGGTGCGGGTAGGGGGCGTGCCCTTCGTTCTGCCCCTGGAAGCGGTGCGGGAATGCGTGGCCCTGCAAGACATCGGCAACGACCGGCGGCACTACACCAACCTGCGGGGAGAAGTGCTGCCCTACGTACGGCTGCGGGAACTGTTCGGAGTGGAAGGAGAAGTGCCCCGGCGGGAAAACATCGTGGTGGTCCATTACCTGGGCCGGCGCATCGGGGTGGTGGTGGACGAACTGCAAGGGGAATTGCAGACGGTAATTAAACCCCTGGGCCAACTCTTCCGGCACCTGCGGGGCATCTCCGGCTCCAGCATCCTGGGCAGCGGGGAAGTGGCCCTGATCGTGGATGTCTCCGCCCTGGCTCAGATCGCCGCTAACCATGAAAAGACGGTGGATGGGGCCAGTCGGCGGGAAATGCTCGAAATTTAAATCAGCTTGTTTCTATTCATTTGTTGAAGGGATTGACCATGTTCAAAAATTTGAAAATTGGGGCCAGATTGGGGATCGGCTTCGGCTTGGCCGTGGTTTTGACGGTGGCCATTGTGCTAGTGGCTCTCTCCCGGTTGTCGGCGTTGAATGAAGAGGTTCAGTCATTGGTCCATGGTCGTTGGGAGGGCGCGGTAGCGGCCAATAAAATTGTGGAAAGTTTGGGCAATATCCGCTCCGATTTTCGGACCCACTACATCACTAACGATAAGAGTGTAGAGCGGAAAAAGTTGGAGGATATTGAAGCTTCAGCTAAAACGATCAAAGAGGAATTTGCCAAGCTTGACGCCATAGCTAAAACGGAAAAGGGCAAGAAGCTGGTTAGAGATGCGGCGGATGGCTTCGATAAATTGTTGCCTATGTTTGATGTTCAGAAAGGCCTCGCGGATACCAGCTCAGCTCAGTACAACAAGGACAAGGCGGCTGAATTCTTGCTGGGGGAATTTACGCTGGCTATTCGGGCAGAGCGAGCCAAGGTTAATGATCTGTTGGAATTTGAAGTCCAAGCCTTCGCTGATTCCGGCGAAGCGGCTACCCAGGCCTACACGGATGGTCGGAATACATTGATTACCATCACTGTGATTCTCGTCATACTTTCCCTGGGCATGGCTTTCTGGATCACCCGTTCCATCACCCAGCCGGTGGGTGAAGCCCTGGGGGCGGCCAATGCCCTGGCGGCAGGGGATCTGAGTGTGCAGCTGGTGGCGAACTCCCGGGATGAAGTGGGCCAGCTGATGGGGGCCATGGAAAACATGATCACCAAGCTCAACCACATAATCGGGGAAGTGCGGAGTTCGGCGGACAATCTCTCCAGTGCGGCGGAGGAAGTGTCCGCCACCTCCCAGTCCCTGTCCCAGTCTTCTTCCGAACAGGCGGCCAGCATTGAGGAAATGAGCGCTTCCGTGAATCAGAATACGGAAAACGCTAAGGTCACCAATGGCATGGCCTCCCAATCCGCCGGTCAGGCCAACGAAGGGGGCGAAGCGGTACGGGAAACCGTCACCGCCATGAAACGCATCGCGGACAAAATCGGCATCATCGACGACATTGCCTACCAGACCAATCTGCTGGCCCTGAACGCGGCCATCGAAGCGGCCCGGGCCGGGGAACACGGCAAGGGCTTTGCGGTGGTGGCGGCGGAAGTGCGCAAGCTGGCGGAACGGAGCCAGGAAGCGGCCCAGGAGATCAGCGAAGTGGCCAGCGGCAGCGTACAACTGGCGGAAAAAGCGGGCAACCTGCTGGATCAAATGGTGCCGGCCATCCATAAAACCTCCGACCTGGTTCAGGAAATTACTGCCTCTTCCCAGGAACAGGCTACCGGGGTGGGCCAGCTGAACCAGACCACCCAGCAGAACGCTGCCGCCTCCGAAGAACTGGCGGCCACCGCCGAGGAAATGAGCAGCCAGGCTTTGCAATTGCAGGAAATCATGTCCTTCTTCAAGCTCAAGGCGGAAGGCCGGAGCGCGGCCAGCCAGGGTAAAGGGGCCAAGCGGGGCAAAGTGGCGCCCAAGCTGGCCAATAACCGGGCCGGTGGAGAGGAAAAGGACTTCGAACATTTCGAAGGAGGTGCGGAATGGGTGCGCTCGTAACCACTAACCAAGGGAGCCGGGCTTCGGCCCGGGACGGGGGGGCGGTGGAACAGCAGCAGTTCCTCACCTTCCAGTTGTCCGGCGAATTATTCGGCCTGAGTATCCTGACGGTTAAGGAAATCATCGAGTTCGGCACCCTGACCCCGGTGCCCATGATGCCCCCCTACATGCGGGGGGTGATTAACCTGCGGGGCGCCGTGGTGCCGGTTATCGACCTGTCCGTGCGCTTTGGCCGTCCCCCTTCCCAGGTCACCCGGCGCAGTTGCGTGGTGATCGTGGAGGTGGAAACGGAGGCGGGCCAGCAGGTGCTGGGGGTGATGGTGGATGCGGTGAATGAGGTGCTGGATATTCCGGCGGATCAGATCGAGCCGCCCCCCAGCTTCGGCGCCCGCATCCGGGCCGAATTCATCGCCGGCATGGGCAAGGTGGCCAAGGGCTTTGTCATTCTGCTGGCGGCGGATCGGGTGCTGTCGGTGGAGGAACTGGCCGACCTCAGTAGTCGGGCGGAATCCCCGGTAAGCGCCGGGGAATAGCAAAATGGGGATGGCGTATGGACTTTCAGATTGGCCTCGATTCCTTCTCCGACGCCGACATGGGTCATCCCCTGATTTCTCTGATCGACGCCCCTTGCCTAGTCAGTGATGGCAACGGCTGCATCCTGAGTTGTAACAAAGGACTGGAGGCTCTGTTGGCCTGTCCCCAGTCCGATCTGGTGGGCCAGCCCCTGGCCCAGATTCTCTCCCCCAAGGTTTTCGGGGCCCGGCTGGAGGGCGGAGCGCCTCGCCCCGTCCAGGCTCACCGGGTGGGCCTCTCCATACCCCTGGGGCGGCGCCAGTTATGGCTTTTGTCGGTGGAAAGCAAGGGGGAGCCAATCTCTCAGCCCTCGCCACCGACCCGAATCGGAGTAACTGTGGCACAACGGGATGGCCTGACCGGCCTATTGGAACGGAGTCCCTTTCTGGCTTGTCTGGGCAAAGCCCTGGTGGCGGCCCGGAAATGCGGGGAAAAGATCGGGGTGATCTGTCTGGATTTCGATCACCTGAAGTACATCAACAACGCCTACGGCCTGAAAGCCGGGGATCGGGTGCTGCGGGAGGTGGGGCAGCGCTTGCAAAACTTCCTGGGCAAGGAAGGGGTGGTGGCCCGTAGCGGCGGAGACGAATTCGCCATCATGCTGCGCTGCGTGGAAGGGAAGCAGGACCTGTCCATGGTGGCCGGGGTGTTGAATAGCCTTATTGCCGCCACCTTGAAGTGGGAGGAGCAGGAGCTGAATCCTTCCGCCAGCCTGGGCATTGCCCTCTATCCCGACGATGGGGCGGACCCGGAAAGCCTGTTTTCCGCCGCTACCATTGCGGCGGCCAAGGCCAAGGAAGAGGGGCGGGACACCTTCTGCTTTTTTGATGCGGAATTGCAGCATCAGGTCCATGAGCTGGTGAGTCTGGACACCTTTCTCCATCATGCGCTGGATAAAAATCAGCTGTATCTCAAGTATCAGCCCCAGGGCGCCCTGGAATCGGGGGCTCTGGTGGGGGGGGAGGTGCTGGCCCGCTGGCACCACGAGCGCCTGGGGGAAGTGCCGCCGGACCGGTTTATTCCGGTGGCGGAACGTACGGGCTTGATCGTGGAAATCGGGGAATGGGTGTTGCGCACCGCGTGCCGCCAGTACCGGCGCTGGGCGGATCAGGGCTATTCCTTGCAGCGTCTGGCCGTCAATCTGTCTCCTTTGCAGTTCCGCCAGGCCAATCTTGTCTCCGTGGTCAAAGGTGCCCTGGCGGATAGCGGGGTGCCGCCGGAAGTGGTGGAACTGGAAATTACGGAAACTTCCCTGATGCGGGACCCCCTGCGGGCGACCCAGGTGTTGCGGGAGTTTTGCGACATGGGCATCCGGGTGGCCCTGGATGACTTTGGCACCGGCTATTCCTCCCTGGGCTATTTGCAGTCTTTTCCCCTGCACCGCATCAAGATTGACCGCTCCTTCGTCAAGGATTTGCCCTACAACGCCAATAGCCGGGCCATTGTACGCACCATTCTTTCCCTGGCCCGCAACCTTCAATTGCAGACCATTGCGGAAGGGGTGGAGACGGAGGAACAGCGGGAGTTTCTTTTGGCGGAGGGCTGCGATGAAATCCAGGGCTATTTGCTCAGCCGTCCCCTGGATGCCCAGGGCTTTGCCGCCTTTATGGCCCGGGGGCCGTCCCATTAGGGAGGCAGGGGGTAGGAGAGGGCGTAGCGGATTAAATCCCCGTTATTCTTGAACTCCATTTTTTTCATGATGTTCTTTTTGTGGGCGGCCACGGTTTTGTAGCTGATGTGGAGGCGCTCGGAAATTTCCTTGGGACAGATATCCCGGGCCAGAAGGGCCAGCACCTGCCGCTCCCGGGGGGTAAGCCGCTCCGCCCTGACCTGGGGCAGGGGCCCCAGGGCCGCTTCGAAAGCCACGTCCTGAGCCAGGCTCGGGTCCAGGTAACGGCGCCCTTCCGCGACCCGGCGAATGGCCAGGAGCAGGGTTTCCGGGTCCCGGTCCTTGGGGACGTAGCCGTGGGCCCCGGCCCGCAGGGCGTCCTGCACGATGCGAGGGTCGTTGTGCATGGAGAGAACCAGGATGGGTAGGGCCGGATGGTGGCGGCGAATTTCCTTAATCAGAGCTTCGCCGCACAGGCCGCCCATGGTCATATCCAGGAGCAGTACGTCAATGTCCCCCTGGGCCAGGCGCAGCAAGGTGCTGGCCCCGTCCGGGGCTTCGGCCTGGGTGCGGATGTCGGGGGTGATGGAGAACAGCCGTTTCAGGCCTTCCCGCATGATGGTGTGGTCGTCGGTGATCATTACCCGGATCATGAGGGCCCTCCGTGGGATAGGGGAATGGTGACGGTAATTTGGGTGCCCCCCTGGGGACGGGAGTGGATGGCCAGTTGGCCGTTGAGCATCTGGCAGCGTTCCGTAATGCCCAGCAGGCCGAAGGAGCCCTGCTTTTCCTCCGGATTAAACCCTTTGCCGTTGTCCGAGATGGACAGATGGCAGCATTGGGGCTGGATGTCCAGTTGTAGCCGAGCCTCCGTGGCCTGGGCGTGACGGGTGATGTTGGTGAGGGATTCCTGGGCGATGCGGAAGAGGGGTACGGCGATTTCATCGGCCAGCTTGCCGTAATCCCTGGGCAGTTCCAGATGGAGGTGAATGCCGCTGGCTTTCTGGAATTCCCGGGTCAGCCACTCGAAGGCGGCTCCCACCCCCTTGTCCAGTACGGCGGGGCGGAGCATGGCGGCGATATTGCGGACTTCTTCGATGGACTGGTCGATCAGGGCTACCAGGCTGCTCACTCGTTCTGCAAGAAGCGGGGCCTGGGGGCCGAATTCCAGGCGCAGAGTAGAAAGCCCCATGCGCAGGGCGGTGAGCTGCTGCCCTAATTCGTCGTGGATTTCCCGGGCGATTTTCTTCCGCTCCTCTTCCCGGGCCGATTCCCGCCGGGTGGCCAGGGCCTGCAGGAGGCGTAAGGATTCCTGCAAACGCTGTTCGCTTCTTTTCAGGGGGGTGATATCCCGGCCAATGGAGAGGGCCCCAATGATTCTGCCCGATTCGTCGTGTTCGGCCACGATATGGACCAGATGGACACGGGGCCGTTGTTTGGC
This sequence is a window from Azospira inquinata. Protein-coding genes within it:
- a CDS encoding STAS domain-containing protein yields the protein MSLRIEQQGQISRAILDGELTIYSATDVKDALMGELERCQEMEIDLSGVEEVDTAGFQVLILAKREAAKALKTLRMVAHSPATLEVLELLDMSAYFGDALPVKENWAA
- a CDS encoding chemotaxis protein CheA; the encoded protein is MDNPLAGLEAALQTFYEESRDLLQVMEENLEALADGDADPERVNALFRAAHTIKGSAGMFDLAPVVSFTHNVETLMSQVRDGKVSLDGNLVQLLLECRDHLEDLIACTERQETPAAPMAAREQTLVTRLHQAVGAPEATPGPAGVGTGVGAGSDSAAPSASAPGVIPEAVEDGAPAGDAPGRDAWHLSLRFKPGVLQNGMDPLGFLRYLSQIGRIAHITTLPDAMPEADQMNPLDCYLGFEIELESEADKATIEHVFDFVWSDCQLRLLPPRSRAQDFVDLIHELPEGPERLGEILVAAGALTPKELELGLAHQAKIGNAAEVPLGEILVEQGMVQPKVVEAALEHQHVAKEKEKRAGENRFVRVHAEKLDMLINLVGELVIAGATAHLEAKRRKDRQLMESSYSVSRLVEEIRDVALKLRMVEIGDSFNRFHRVVREMSKDLDKVIALDITGAETELDKTVVEKIGDPLMHLVRNSIDHGLETRAERLAAGKAEQGHIRLNAFHDSGSIVVEVGDDGRGLNREKILSRARERGLVPEGQDPEDGELYALIFEPGFSTAEKVTNISGRGVGMDVVKREITGLRGNVEIDTEAGKGTTIRLRLPLTLAIIDGFLVRVGGVPFVLPLEAVRECVALQDIGNDRRHYTNLRGEVLPYVRLRELFGVEGEVPRRENIVVVHYLGRRIGVVVDELQGELQTVIKPLGQLFRHLRGISGSSILGSGEVALIVDVSALAQIAANHEKTVDGASRREMLEI
- a CDS encoding sensor domain-containing protein, translated to MDFQIGLDSFSDADMGHPLISLIDAPCLVSDGNGCILSCNKGLEALLACPQSDLVGQPLAQILSPKVFGARLEGGAPRPVQAHRVGLSIPLGRRQLWLLSVESKGEPISQPSPPTRIGVTVAQRDGLTGLLERSPFLACLGKALVAARKCGEKIGVICLDFDHLKYINNAYGLKAGDRVLREVGQRLQNFLGKEGVVARSGGDEFAIMLRCVEGKQDLSMVAGVLNSLIAATLKWEEQELNPSASLGIALYPDDGADPESLFSAATIAAAKAKEEGRDTFCFFDAELQHQVHELVSLDTFLHHALDKNQLYLKYQPQGALESGALVGGEVLARWHHERLGEVPPDRFIPVAERTGLIVEIGEWVLRTACRQYRRWADQGYSLQRLAVNLSPLQFRQANLVSVVKGALADSGVPPEVVELEITETSLMRDPLRATQVLREFCDMGIRVALDDFGTGYSSLGYLQSFPLHRIKIDRSFVKDLPYNANSRAIVRTILSLARNLQLQTIAEGVETEEQREFLLAEGCDEIQGYLLSRPLDAQGFAAFMARGPSH
- a CDS encoding methyl-accepting chemotaxis protein; translated protein: MFKNLKIGARLGIGFGLAVVLTVAIVLVALSRLSALNEEVQSLVHGRWEGAVAANKIVESLGNIRSDFRTHYITNDKSVERKKLEDIEASAKTIKEEFAKLDAIAKTEKGKKLVRDAADGFDKLLPMFDVQKGLADTSSAQYNKDKAAEFLLGEFTLAIRAERAKVNDLLEFEVQAFADSGEAATQAYTDGRNTLITITVILVILSLGMAFWITRSITQPVGEALGAANALAAGDLSVQLVANSRDEVGQLMGAMENMITKLNHIIGEVRSSADNLSSAAEEVSATSQSLSQSSSEQAASIEEMSASVNQNTENAKVTNGMASQSAGQANEGGEAVRETVTAMKRIADKIGIIDDIAYQTNLLALNAAIEAARAGEHGKGFAVVAAEVRKLAERSQEAAQEISEVASGSVQLAEKAGNLLDQMVPAIHKTSDLVQEITASSQEQATGVGQLNQTTQQNAAASEELAATAEEMSSQALQLQEIMSFFKLKAEGRSAASQGKGAKRGKVAPKLANNRAGGEEKDFEHFEGGAEWVRS
- a CDS encoding chemotaxis protein CheW, with amino-acid sequence MGALVTTNQGSRASARDGGAVEQQQFLTFQLSGELFGLSILTVKEIIEFGTLTPVPMMPPYMRGVINLRGAVVPVIDLSVRFGRPPSQVTRRSCVVIVEVETEAGQQVLGVMVDAVNEVLDIPADQIEPPPSFGARIRAEFIAGMGKVAKGFVILLAADRVLSVEELADLSSRAESPVSAGE
- a CDS encoding response regulator, coding for MAKTILIVDDSTSLRQVVKIALSGAGYDVIEACDGVDALSKLDGRKVHLVVSDVNMPRMDGITFVRQLKQKPGYQFTPVIMLTTESEAEKMKQGQAAGAKAWVVKPFQPAQMLAAVGKLVMA
- a CDS encoding response regulator; amino-acid sequence: MIRVMITDDHTIMREGLKRLFSITPDIRTQAEAPDGASTLLRLAQGDIDVLLLDMTMGGLCGEALIKEIRRHHPALPILVLSMHNDPRIVQDALRAGAHGYVPKDRDPETLLLAIRRVAEGRRYLDPSLAQDVAFEAALGPLPQVRAERLTPRERQVLALLARDICPKEISERLHISYKTVAAHKKNIMKKMEFKNNGDLIRYALSYPLPP